Below is a window of bacterium DNA.
ACATCAAGAACACCTTCGACCGCCTGGGCGTGCCGGACGCCGAGCGGCGGTTCCTCGCCGGCGTGACCGCGCAGTACGAGTCGGAGGTCGTCTACCACTCGATCCACGCCGAGCTCGAGAAGAAGGGCGTGATTTTCCTCTCGATGGACGAGGGGCTGAAGCGCCACCCGGAGATCGTCGAGAAGTACTTCGGCAGCGTGATCCCGTCGAACGACAACAAGTTCGCGGCGCTCAACACGGCGGTCTGGTCGGGCGGCTCGTTCATCTACGTCCCGAAGGGCGTCAAGGTGGACATCCCGCTGCAGGCCTACTTCCGCATCAACAGCGAGGCGCTGGGGCAGTTCGAGCGGACGCTGATCATCGCCGACGAGGGGTCGTCGGTGCACTACATCGAAGGATGCACCGCGCCGATCTACCGCAAGGACTCGCTCCACTCGGCGGTCGTCGAGCTGCTCGCGCTCAAGGGGGCGCGGATCCGCTACACGACGATCCAGAACTGGTCGCGCAACATCTACAACTTGGTCACCAAGCGGGCCGTGGCCCACGAGGACGCCAGCGTCGAGTGGGTGGACGGCAACCTCGGCTCCAAGCTGACGATGAAGTACCCCGCGATCTACCTCGTCGGGCCGCGGGCCCACGGCGAGGTCCTCTCGATCGCCTTCGCCGGCAAGGGCCAGCACCAGGACGCCGGGGCGAAGATGGTCCACGCGGCGCCGAACACGACCTCGCGCATCGTCTCCAAGTCGCTCTCCAAGGACGGCGGGCGCGGCTCGTACCGCGGGCTGGTCAAGATCCACAAGGGCGCCGTCGGCGCGCGGGCCAACGTCCGCTGCGACGCGCTGATCCTCGACCCGGCCTCCCGCTCCGACACCTACCCGACGATGGAGATCGCCGAGGACCAGGTCCGCGTGGAGCACGAGGCGACGGTCAGCAAGGTCGGCGAGGAACAGCTCTACTACCTGATGAGCCGCGGCCTCAGCGACAGCGAGGCGACGACGATGATCGTCAACGGCTTCATCGAGCCGTTCACCAAGGAGCTGCCGATGGAGTACGCCGTCGAGCTCAATCGCCTGATCCAACTCGAGATGGAAGGCTCGGTGGGTTGACGGGGACGCGCACGTGACGACCGACGACAAGTACATCGCCCAAGACGCGCTCGAGGCCCTGGCCGCGGGCGCTCCCGACTGGCTCGCGGCGAACCGCCGCGGAGCCTACGAACTGTACCGCGAGGCGCTCCTCCCCGAGCGCGCGTTGCACCGCTGGCGCTACGTGGACCCGGCGCGGCTCGTGCCGAAGGGCCTCGCCCTGAACCGCGAGGCGCCGCTCGAGCGAGGGCCGGACCTGCCGGACGACGCGGAGGCCTCGGTCCTCGTGACGCGCGGGCCGGGCGGGCACGTCGTGCGCCTCGGCGCCGAGGCGCGCCGCGCGGGCGTCGTCGCGCTCGACCTCGAGCGGGCGGCGCGCGAGCGCGAGGATCTCGTCCGGCCGCTGCT
It encodes the following:
- the sufB gene encoding Fe-S cluster assembly protein SufB gives rise to the protein MGAPERGLDINAGYEEKYGFSMPDTSVFRTRKGLDEAVVRQISAIKKEPAWMTERRVEAYRLFAARPMPTWGDSAALAEIDFDDMTYYVRPGEAESDDWKEVPADIKNTFDRLGVPDAERRFLAGVTAQYESEVVYHSIHAELEKKGVIFLSMDEGLKRHPEIVEKYFGSVIPSNDNKFAALNTAVWSGGSFIYVPKGVKVDIPLQAYFRINSEALGQFERTLIIADEGSSVHYIEGCTAPIYRKDSLHSAVVELLALKGARIRYTTIQNWSRNIYNLVTKRAVAHEDASVEWVDGNLGSKLTMKYPAIYLVGPRAHGEVLSIAFAGKGQHQDAGAKMVHAAPNTTSRIVSKSLSKDGGRGSYRGLVKIHKGAVGARANVRCDALILDPASRSDTYPTMEIAEDQVRVEHEATVSKVGEEQLYYLMSRGLSDSEATTMIVNGFIEPFTKELPMEYAVELNRLIQLEMEGSVG